The sequence below is a genomic window from Synergistaceae bacterium.
GTACCTGAGCCACTAAATAGAGGTCCTCTTCCCGGGGATAGTTTAGAAGCTCTTTCATAAGTTTTCTTCCCAGACCCTGGCCCTGATAGTCTCTATCCACAGCTATAGCATCAATTATTAGATAGCCTCCTCTTCTAGCTAGACCTGCT
It includes:
- a CDS encoding GNAT family N-acetyltransferase codes for the protein AGLARRGGYLIIDAIAVDRDYQGQGLGRKLMKELLNYPREEDLYLVAQVPEFFRKFGFEGLDMGKCPKVFGCSHCDRQGVDCFPLCMVLRKNASMEES